DNA from Aggregatimonas sangjinii:
AAAGGCCATTGAAAATGCTGAAAAACTAGGATTTTCGAACGGTGCGGCCCTCTATCCGATGGTTACCATGAACGGTGAGGAATGTCACAATGAATGGGAAATCACCTTTGAGGAAATACACCGCAACGGAGCAATCGCCTTTGCCATCTTCAATTATTACCGCTTTACAGGGGATTACACGTACATTCCTGAAATGGGCTTGGAAGTACTCATCGGCATCGCGAGATTTTGGCAACAGCGCGCAACCTTTTCAGAACAGAAACAGCAATATGTAATCCTTGGGGTAACCGGTCCCAATGAATACGAGAACAATGTCAACAACAACTGGTATACCAACTATTTGGCGAAATGGTGTATCGATTATACCATAGTTCAGCTAGGTAAAGTTAAAGACGGTTATCAAGAAGATTACAAAAGGGTTATGGGCAAAACGAAGCTTACCGATGGCGAGCTTTCCAAGTGGAAAGAGGTGGCCGACCAGATGTACTTTCCGAGATCGGAAGAACTTGATATATTCCTTCAGCAAGACGGATTTTTAGATAAAGAACTGATTACCGTCGACGATTTGGATAAAAAGCAACGCCCCATCAACCAAAAATGGAGCTGGGACCGAATTTTACGCTCGCCCTATATCAAGCAGGCCGATGTATTGCAGGGTTTTTACCTTTTCGAAGACCACTTTTCGACCGAGCAGCTCGAAAAGCATTTCGATTTTTACGAACCTTTTACCGTACACGAATCTTCGCTATCGCCCTGCGTACATAGTATTCAGGCAGCAAAGCTGAATCGAATGCAACAAGCATATACTTTTTACCTTCGGACCTCTCGATTAGATTTGGACGATTACAATAAAGAGGTAGAAGAAGGGTTGCACATCACTTCGATGGCCGGAACTTGGATGAGCATCGTTGAAGGTTTTGGCGGCATGCGGGTTATCGATGATAAACTGTCGTTCACTCCAAGGATTCCCGAAGAATGGACATCGTATTCCTTTAAAGTGAATTTTAGGAACCGTATCCTAAGGGTTACCATTAGTCATGATGGTAGCAGCTTCGCGTTGGAGGGCGACCAAGAAATGTCAATTCGAGTGAACGGGAAGCGAATCGCGCTTAGCCCGAAGTCGGAAATCAGCGTTTAATATGAAAAAATCCCATCTATGCATTATACTGGTCATCTTGGTGTATTCGGTAGGATGTGAAGAAGAACTAGAACAGATGCAGGAAAGCCCTAAAAAGAAAGAAGTTGTTTACCAAGTCTTTACCAGACTTTTTGGTAATACGAATACGACCAATACACCTTGGGGAACCTTGGAAGAAAACGGGGTCGGTAAATTCTCCGATTTTTCGGAGGAAGCACTTCGGGAAATCAAAAACCTAGGGGTTACCTATATCTGGTATACCGGTGTACCCCACCATGACGTGATAACCGACTACACCGATTTTGGTATCAGCCAGGATGATCCGGATATCGTGAAGGGTAGGGCGGGTTCACCCTATGCCGTCAAGGATTATTATAATGTGAATCCCGATTTAGCGGAAAATCCCGAGGAACGATTGGCCGAATTCAAGGCGTTGATCCGGCGAACCCATCAGGCTGACTTGAAGCTGTTGATCGATATCGTTCCAAATCACGTAGCGCGCAATTACGAGGGAAAAACGACACCTGAAGGTTCGGCTCCGTTCGGGGCAACCGATGATACCTCGGTCGAATACGCTAGGAACAATGATTTTTATTACATCCCAGGGCAGGATTTTGAGGTGCCCGATTGGCGCGATGGTTATCAGCCTTTGGGAGGGGAAAATCATCCGATGCTTGACGGGAAATTTAACGAAAGCCCTGCAAAATGGACCGGAAATGGTTCGCGTTTGGCCAAACCGGACCAAAACGATTGGTACGAGACGGTAAAGATAAATTATGGCGTTAAGCCCGATGGTACATACGATTTTGAAACGCTTCCTGAAGACTTTGGATTGCGTGGGTTTGAGGAACACCATGCCTTTTGGTCTAACAAGGATGTACCTGGCTCATGGAAAAAATTTAAGGACATCGCGCTCTATTGGTTAGATTTAGGGGTGGATGGCTTTCGTTTTGATATGGCCGAAATGGTACCTGTAGAATTCTGGAGTTATATGAATTCGAATATTAAAATGAAAAATCCCGATGCCTTTCTCCTGGCAGAGGTGTACAATCCCGATTTGTATAGGGACTATATATTCAAAGGTAAAATGGACTATTTATATGATAAGGTCGAGATGTACGACTCGCTCAAACATATCATGCAGGGTCACGGGTGGACGGACCATTTGCCCGTTGTGAAAAGAGGAACGCAGGACATTGAGCATCATTTGTTGCATTTTTTGGAAAACCATGACGAGCAACGCATCGCCAGCCCGGCCTTCGTCGGTGATGCCAAAAAAGGGATGCCTGCCATGGTCGTCTCGG
Protein-coding regions in this window:
- a CDS encoding alpha-amylase family glycosyl hydrolase, which codes for MKKSHLCIILVILVYSVGCEEELEQMQESPKKKEVVYQVFTRLFGNTNTTNTPWGTLEENGVGKFSDFSEEALREIKNLGVTYIWYTGVPHHDVITDYTDFGISQDDPDIVKGRAGSPYAVKDYYNVNPDLAENPEERLAEFKALIRRTHQADLKLLIDIVPNHVARNYEGKTTPEGSAPFGATDDTSVEYARNNDFYYIPGQDFEVPDWRDGYQPLGGENHPMLDGKFNESPAKWTGNGSRLAKPDQNDWYETVKINYGVKPDGTYDFETLPEDFGLRGFEEHHAFWSNKDVPGSWKKFKDIALYWLDLGVDGFRFDMAEMVPVEFWSYMNSNIKMKNPDAFLLAEVYNPDLYRDYIFKGKMDYLYDKVEMYDSLKHIMQGHGWTDHLPVVKRGTQDIEHHLLHFLENHDEQRIASPAFVGDAKKGMPAMVVSATMTTAPIMIYFGQEVGEPAAEDGGFGDPTRTSIFDYIGVPSHQRWVNDKKFDGGQLSEDEKSLRDFYKRLLNFTVASDALGGSYEDIHFYNKERTENYDHRVLSYVRWSGTERLVIVSNFEADRSREFQLKIPPEILAEWDLKNGTYSTVDMLYGSALPLVVNDSVGQIDIDLKPLESFILKIEE